One genomic segment of Acinetobacter sp. C26M includes these proteins:
- a CDS encoding sigma-70 family RNA polymerase sigma factor translates to MSSPAIDQQISMLYQQHHTWIYHWLYKKLGNSADAADLAQDTFLRLLARQQQLEFQQPRAYLVNIAKGLMVNWLQRKEVERAYLEVLIEQPEIQQPSPERQIIIIETLVEVITLLAELPYSVVLTFLYAQLEKLKYQEIADRLDISVSTVKRNIQRAYLHCLQAMLAAEDL, encoded by the coding sequence ATGTCATCTCCTGCGATAGACCAGCAAATTTCAATGCTATACCAGCAGCACCACACATGGATTTATCACTGGTTATATAAAAAACTAGGAAACTCAGCAGATGCTGCAGACTTAGCTCAAGACACTTTTTTGCGTCTGTTGGCACGACAGCAACAATTAGAATTTCAGCAACCCAGAGCCTATCTCGTCAATATCGCGAAAGGGCTGATGGTGAACTGGTTACAACGAAAGGAAGTAGAACGTGCTTATCTTGAGGTTTTAATCGAGCAACCTGAAATACAACAACCATCACCAGAGCGTCAAATCATAATTATTGAAACCTTAGTAGAGGTTATAACGTTATTAGCAGAGTTACCCTACAGCGTGGTTCTAACGTTCTTGTATGCCCAGTTAGAAAAATTAAAATATCAAGAAATTGCAGATCGCTTGGATATTTCAGTTAGTACCGTGAAACGTAATATTCAGCGGGCTTACCTTCATTGTTTGCAAGCAATGTTGGCTGCTGAGGATCTCTAA